Proteins from a single region of Hymenobacter aquaticus:
- the porU2 gene encoding putative type IX secretion system sortase PorU2 produces the protein MINSTQLRNLLRCFGLLLGVVLLRPAAVQAQSGPYGNEWLVPGQAYYKIKVAQDGLYRLDYQYLTRAGLGSTTNPQRLQLWRRGREVAIYVGGTSSTGLDATSYVEFYGQRNDGALDKGMYKNPAEQAQRLYSLYTDTAAYFLTVSATANGKRMAQPALSPVGGKHPYWIKPQTNVIADRYHDVPAENFVYQPWGETNEGFLGQHWGRGFDNFGNVSRAGDEYKVDSVDSRSATGPLPVLETLVVGASNSAHTINLYVKPEGTDTWRVFRTFVMQGFEQRKIVEQLRRTDIKASGVVRMLIEVVTAATPSTENNLVSLAYLRVRHTQTARWFPKRSFFSFSNDSTLGAAPAYYTLDSIPATVRGFDVTDPYNAQRIEGLAGVGQQRTYVFPNALAGNRTRNLVLADVARALVPLPAQPVRFRAISPASHNFLIVSHQALMKPAGDTLNPVREYAKYRASATGGRYDTLVVTTDQLYNQFHYGEKSALAIRQFSLYMLTNPRAKYLLLLGKGLNTGELGNGNIYHRKDPRGYSPTVRDLVPTSTRGSSDTFFSADWPNNDYAARMATGRISAQTPREVLDYLNKLREHEEVISRPDAPDLAWRKNALHLGGGEEPYQFELFAQYLNEYKAQIERPFFAGTVVKTYSRTTLGLPQEINVSSELNTGLALINYFGHGSIQELSLGLGNVRTNPAKGYNNRAKYPIMFANGCAAGNTFSIYNALYAEDWILAPKKGLIGFMSESSFGFESTMHTMQKLTYQLMLNDAAWYGKPVADVQNEVARRLQNGPLNNPIGQSALLNTVWHADPALRLFSPPKPDFLFGATPLTVTPVGTEPVRTTSREFKLLVQVRNPGKVTYDKLDISVKRTYDPTTLPLRADTLYTFTNLRQALHDTTYALVLRNTGNAFGNNQFLVTLDYQNRVDELDETNNQASTSFSFLQEGITLLNPPEFAIVSTAKPRLVGQTNDPLGPRRTFLLEADTTLSFSSPLLQRTSIQAALLADWRPTLPVLAGRDSVVWYWRMRFESKLTPTENTEWVTSSFRVIPTSPGGWSQAHHGQFSRSQRQRVDVAAPSGKWSFSDITKSLTLQTRGGGSGGITFLDSYGVQVDNEPLSVLECGVTYPNILVSVFDGSSLKSLRTVAGTYDSCGMAPNRFYQFARSATDNINTPARQAQLLSLLTNVPRGAYVALLSVNKVDFGSFSPALKAAIAGLGSQKINQLQNGDPFVFIGQKGPGGRPAQEATADLGSAVPRAEQVVSLRGTLATKGGSGVVTSPRIGPAQQWTTLVHTLKQEPTDSYTLRLLGIAPDGTRRVLNASVPRGPYALSAVSAKDYPYLQLEVVLKDTLQRTAPQLKQLLVTYQGLPEGIVRRDSVVAKTPTAYDPTALAKQAEGGSVSVPVIFQNVSGLPFGTPLKAVFTLRNATKEISKEFDLPALGANGTVAFNAAMPLDIYGDISGSVTLNIDKNRSRLPELFYFNNELTIPSFRVEDRSVPPVLDVAFDGQHILNGDIVSPRPTITVLLTDEDKLRPITDRSAFDLVLTPRNGTPQKVNLNASNVIFLSDPAKGTARIEYKPGQDTPLADGLYTLEVQGRDASGRAAGAENYRVGFEVVNASSISHVFPYPNPITRSAQFVFTLTGEELPRNLKIQILTLTGKVVRQILMAELGPLRIGTNVTAYHWDGTDEYGDRLANGTYLYRVVLDDAAGKFEQRATAADKAFKNNWGKLVLLR, from the coding sequence ATGATCAACTCTACCCAACTTCGAAACCTGCTGCGCTGTTTTGGCTTGCTGCTGGGAGTAGTTCTGCTGCGTCCGGCTGCCGTGCAGGCGCAATCGGGCCCGTACGGCAACGAGTGGCTCGTGCCGGGGCAGGCCTACTATAAGATTAAAGTGGCCCAGGACGGGCTCTACCGCCTGGACTACCAGTACCTGACCCGGGCCGGGCTGGGCAGCACGACCAACCCGCAGCGGCTGCAGCTCTGGCGCCGGGGCCGGGAAGTGGCCATCTACGTGGGCGGCACTTCCTCGACGGGGCTGGATGCCACGAGCTACGTGGAGTTCTATGGGCAGCGCAACGACGGGGCCCTGGACAAGGGCATGTACAAGAACCCGGCCGAGCAGGCCCAGCGGCTCTACAGCCTCTACACCGACACGGCGGCCTATTTTCTCACGGTCTCGGCCACGGCCAACGGCAAGCGCATGGCCCAGCCCGCCCTGAGCCCCGTCGGTGGCAAGCACCCGTATTGGATCAAGCCCCAGACCAACGTTATTGCCGACCGCTACCACGACGTTCCGGCCGAAAACTTCGTGTACCAGCCCTGGGGCGAAACCAACGAAGGGTTTCTGGGCCAGCACTGGGGGCGCGGCTTCGATAACTTCGGCAACGTCTCGCGGGCCGGCGACGAGTATAAGGTAGACTCGGTGGACAGCCGCTCCGCCACCGGTCCGCTGCCGGTGCTGGAAACCCTGGTGGTAGGAGCCAGCAACTCGGCCCACACGATAAACCTGTACGTGAAGCCCGAGGGCACCGACACCTGGCGCGTGTTCCGCACCTTCGTGATGCAGGGCTTCGAGCAGCGCAAAATCGTGGAGCAGCTGCGCCGAACCGACATCAAAGCCAGCGGCGTGGTCCGGATGCTGATTGAGGTGGTAACGGCGGCCACGCCCAGCACCGAAAACAACCTGGTGAGCCTGGCCTACCTGCGCGTCAGGCACACCCAAACGGCCCGCTGGTTTCCCAAGCGCAGCTTCTTTAGCTTCAGCAACGACTCGACCCTGGGCGCGGCCCCGGCCTACTACACGCTCGACAGCATCCCGGCTACCGTCCGCGGATTTGATGTGACCGACCCCTACAATGCCCAGCGCATCGAGGGCCTGGCCGGCGTGGGGCAGCAGCGCACCTACGTGTTTCCGAATGCCCTGGCTGGCAACCGCACGCGCAACCTGGTGCTGGCCGACGTGGCCCGGGCCCTGGTGCCGCTGCCCGCGCAGCCCGTGCGGTTCCGCGCTATTTCGCCCGCGTCGCACAACTTCCTGATCGTAAGCCACCAGGCGCTGATGAAGCCGGCCGGCGACACGCTCAACCCGGTGCGCGAATACGCCAAGTACCGCGCCTCGGCCACCGGCGGCCGCTACGACACGCTCGTCGTAACGACCGACCAGCTCTACAACCAGTTTCACTACGGGGAGAAGTCGGCGCTGGCCATCCGGCAGTTTTCCCTTTACATGCTCACCAACCCCCGGGCCAAGTACCTGCTGCTGCTGGGCAAGGGCCTGAATACCGGCGAATTGGGCAATGGCAACATCTACCACCGCAAAGACCCGCGCGGCTACTCGCCCACGGTGCGCGACCTGGTGCCGACCAGCACGCGCGGCTCCTCCGATACTTTCTTTTCGGCCGACTGGCCCAATAACGACTACGCCGCCCGCATGGCTACCGGCCGGATTTCGGCCCAGACGCCGCGCGAAGTGCTGGATTACCTCAACAAGCTCCGGGAGCACGAGGAAGTAATCAGCCGGCCCGACGCGCCCGATCTGGCGTGGCGCAAAAACGCGCTGCACCTGGGCGGGGGCGAAGAGCCCTACCAGTTTGAGCTGTTTGCCCAGTATCTGAACGAGTATAAAGCCCAGATTGAGCGGCCTTTCTTCGCCGGTACGGTCGTCAAGACGTACTCGCGCACCACGCTGGGGCTGCCCCAGGAAATCAACGTTTCCTCGGAGCTGAACACCGGCCTGGCCCTGATCAACTACTTCGGCCACGGTTCCATTCAGGAACTGTCGTTGGGCCTGGGCAACGTCCGCACCAATCCGGCGAAAGGCTATAACAACCGGGCCAAGTACCCCATCATGTTTGCCAACGGCTGCGCGGCCGGCAATACGTTTTCCATCTACAACGCCCTCTACGCCGAAGACTGGATTCTGGCCCCGAAAAAGGGCCTGATCGGCTTCATGTCGGAGTCCAGCTTCGGCTTTGAGTCGACGATGCACACCATGCAGAAGCTCACGTATCAGCTGATGCTGAACGATGCGGCCTGGTACGGCAAGCCCGTGGCCGACGTGCAGAACGAGGTGGCGCGCCGCCTGCAGAACGGCCCGCTGAACAACCCCATCGGCCAATCGGCCCTGCTGAACACGGTGTGGCACGCCGACCCGGCCCTGCGTTTGTTCTCCCCGCCCAAGCCCGACTTTCTGTTCGGCGCGACGCCCCTCACGGTGACGCCGGTGGGCACAGAGCCGGTGCGCACCACCTCCCGGGAATTTAAGCTGCTGGTGCAGGTGCGCAACCCCGGCAAGGTGACCTACGACAAGCTCGATATTTCGGTAAAGCGCACCTACGACCCCACCACGCTGCCCCTGCGCGCCGACACGCTCTACACCTTCACCAACCTGCGCCAGGCCCTGCACGACACGACCTACGCGCTGGTGCTGCGCAACACGGGCAATGCCTTCGGCAACAACCAGTTTCTGGTTACGCTCGATTACCAGAACCGCGTGGATGAGCTGGATGAAACCAACAACCAGGCTTCGACGAGCTTTTCGTTTTTGCAGGAGGGCATCACCCTGCTCAACCCGCCCGAGTTTGCCATCGTCAGCACGGCCAAGCCCCGGCTGGTGGGGCAGACCAACGACCCGCTGGGCCCCCGGCGCACGTTCCTGCTCGAAGCCGACACGACGCTGAGCTTCTCCAGCCCGCTGCTGCAGCGCACCAGCATTCAGGCCGCGCTGCTGGCCGACTGGCGGCCCACGCTGCCGGTGCTGGCCGGGCGCGACAGTGTGGTCTGGTACTGGCGCATGCGCTTCGAGAGCAAGCTCACGCCCACGGAAAATACGGAGTGGGTCACTAGCTCCTTCCGGGTGATTCCCACTAGCCCCGGGGGCTGGTCGCAGGCCCACCACGGGCAGTTCAGCCGCTCGCAGCGCCAGCGCGTGGACGTGGCCGCGCCCTCGGGCAAGTGGAGCTTCTCTGACATCACCAAAAGCCTGACTCTGCAGACCCGCGGTGGCGGCTCCGGCGGTATCACCTTCCTTGATTCTTACGGGGTGCAGGTGGATAACGAGCCGCTTTCGGTGCTGGAGTGCGGCGTGACGTACCCCAACATTCTGGTCAGCGTGTTTGATGGCAGCTCACTGAAATCGTTGCGCACGGTGGCCGGTACCTACGATTCCTGCGGCATGGCGCCCAACCGGTTTTACCAGTTTGCCCGGAGTGCCACCGACAACATCAACACGCCGGCCCGGCAGGCCCAGCTGCTTTCCTTGCTGACCAACGTGCCCCGCGGCGCCTACGTGGCGTTGCTGTCGGTAAACAAGGTTGATTTCGGCTCGTTTTCCCCGGCCCTGAAAGCAGCTATTGCCGGCCTGGGCTCCCAGAAAATCAATCAGCTGCAGAACGGGGACCCCTTCGTGTTCATCGGCCAGAAAGGCCCCGGTGGCCGCCCCGCTCAGGAAGCCACGGCGGATTTGGGCAGCGCGGTGCCGCGGGCCGAGCAGGTGGTTTCGCTGCGCGGCACGCTGGCCACCAAGGGCGGCAGCGGAGTGGTGACCTCCCCGCGCATCGGCCCGGCCCAGCAGTGGACCACGCTGGTGCACACTCTCAAGCAGGAGCCCACCGACAGCTACACCCTGCGCCTGCTGGGCATTGCCCCCGATGGCACGCGCCGGGTGCTCAACGCCAGCGTGCCCCGCGGGCCATATGCGCTCAGCGCGGTGTCAGCCAAAGATTATCCGTATCTGCAATTGGAAGTGGTGCTCAAGGACACGCTGCAGCGCACGGCCCCGCAGCTCAAACAGCTCTTGGTGACGTACCAGGGCCTGCCCGAGGGCATCGTGCGCCGCGACTCGGTGGTGGCCAAAACGCCCACCGCTTACGACCCTACCGCTCTGGCCAAGCAAGCCGAAGGAGGCTCGGTGTCGGTGCCGGTGATTTTCCAGAACGTGAGCGGGCTGCCGTTTGGCACGCCGCTGAAGGCGGTGTTTACGCTGCGCAACGCCACTAAGGAAATCAGCAAGGAATTTGACCTACCTGCCCTGGGTGCCAACGGCACGGTAGCCTTCAACGCGGCAATGCCCCTGGATATCTACGGCGACATCAGCGGCTCTGTCACGCTCAACATCGACAAGAACCGCAGCCGGTTGCCCGAGCTGTTCTACTTTAACAATGAGCTGACGATACCGTCGTTCCGGGTGGAGGACCGTAGCGTGCCGCCGGTGCTGGACGTGGCCTTCGACGGGCAGCACATTCTCAACGGCGACATCGTCTCGCCCCGCCCCACCATCACCGTGCTGCTCACCGATGAGGACAAGCTGCGGCCCATCACCGACCGGAGCGCCTTTGACCTGGTGCTGACCCCGCGCAATGGCACGCCGCAGAAAGTAAACCTGAACGCCTCGAACGTCATTTTCCTGTCGGATCCGGCGAAAGGCACGGCCCGCATCGAATATAAGCCGGGACAGGATACACCGCTGGCGGATGGGCTCTACACGCTGGAAGTGCAGGGACGCGACGCCTCGGGTCGGGCCGCCGGGGCCGAGAACTACCGTGTGGGCTTCGAAGTGGTCAACGCCAGCAGCATCAGCCACGTGTTTCCCTACCCCAACCCCATCACCCGCTCGGCCCAGTTTGTCTTTACCCTCACGGGCGAAGAGCTGCCGCGCAACCTCAAGATCCAGATCCTGACGCTCACGGGCAAAGTCGTGCGCCAGATTCTGATGGCCGAGCTGGGGCCCTTGCGCATCGGCACCAACGTGACGGCCTATCACTGGGACGGCACGGACGAGTACGGCGACCGGCTGGCCAACGGCACGTATCTGTACCGGGTGGTGCTGGACGACGCGGCGGGCAAGTTTGAGCAGCGCGCCACCGCCGCCGACAAGGCCTTCAAGAACAACTGGGGCAAGCTCGTGCTGCTGCGCTAG
- the porU2 gene encoding putative type IX secretion system sortase PorU2, giving the protein MSRFYRFDSFPRWFGFIFLLLLLTSRGAQAQSGPYGNEWLVPGQAYYKIKVDQDGLYRLDYQYLTRAGLGSTTNPQRLQLWRRGREVAIYVGGTSSTGLDATSYVEFYGQRNDGALDKGMYKNPAEQAQRLYSLYTDTAAYFLTVSATANGKRMAQPALSPVGGKHPYWIKNRLFIRNERFAENTETTVHQPWGEAGEGFMSYSYGRGTGSNHQSRMASWAPDTLSDMLPSGGPSPRVEMLMTGSSSGPHELTTSAQQTTSTDKDIVTRPLGPPVVLQGFEQRKLSYPFLRSDVYPNGRIGIITDINNAVNPGAKNWFRMVYLRLIYPSASAWPTGRREVSFSNDSTLGAAPAFYQLDNIPASVCGYDVTDPYNVQRIVGVGSGLQRTFVFPNATAAATRQLLLTDLTWARVPPPARRVQFRTINPAAYNYLIVTSPVLMKPTGTSADPVRDYAAYRAARFTPLIVTSEELYDQFHYGEKSALAIRQFALYMLTNPQPKYLLLLGQGISPQEVNTVKVLVNGKLEDDYVYLRSDPERYRLTSADPAARDLVPTSTRGSSDAFFTADWPRNDYAARMATGRIAANTPADVLAYLTKLRQHESQLDASLETQPWRKNALNLLGAQTEAEYARFALRLDQYKAQIEKRPFAGKVVNSYGTAGIVSTKNIAADLNAGLSLITYFGHGQPDILQLDLGDINNPSNGYNNVEKYPVMFVSGCAAGNTFRGQPARYAQQWLLADQKGLVGLMAESDLGGEGDVHTLQTELYDVLLNDAAWYGKPVAEAQSEAVRRLQRRGTPDPGAVSSWMNTVWHADPALRLYSPLRPDFAFGAPALEIRPDGTEPVRAKSASYKLLVRVKNPGKATGDKLDFRIQRQYDPLTSDNRPADVYFFRAQPQPLALGDTTYTFVLPNPQSPAKVFGTSIFTVTLDDQNKVAELDETNNQASTSFSFLQEGITLLNPPEFAIVTNAKPRLVGQTNDPLGPRRTFLLEADTTLSFSSPLLQRTSIQAALLADWRPTLPVLAGRDSVVWYWRMRFESKLTPTENTEWVTSSFRVIPTSLGGWSQAHHGQFSRSQRQRVEVAAPSGKWSFSDITKSLTLQTRGGGSGGVTYEPGYGIRLDTEPVYAEDCGIAFPNLLVAVYDGNSLRPLRSLGAGPYDSCGTATNRYYHFARSATDNINTPARQAQLLALLNQVPTGAYVALVSINKVDFSSFSPALKTALTALGSQKINQLQDGDPYALFAHKTGGAPVAQEATADVGSTVPRAEQVVSLRGTLATKGGSGVVTSPRIGPAQQWTTLVHTLKQEPTDSYTLRLLGIAPDGTRRVLNASVPRGPYSLNGVSAKDYPYLQLEVVLKDTLQRTAPQLRQLLVTYQGLPEGIVRRDSVVAKTPTAYDPTALAKQVTDTGYLTVPVIFQNVSGLPFGTPLKAVFTLRNATKEISKEIDLPALGANGTVAFDARISAFDLYGSITGTVTLNAAKNGGRLPEVFYFNNELTIPAFQVEDRSVPPVLDVAFDGQHILNGDIVSPRPTITVLLTDEDKRRPGMERSAFDLVLTYPNKETKKVDLNAANVRFTAEPAKGSAQVEYEPGRDAPLADGLYTLEVQGRDASGRAAGAENYRVGFEVVNASSISHVFPYPNPITRSAQFVFTLTGEALPRNLKIQILTLTGKVVRQILMAELGPLRIGTNVTAYHWDGTDEYGDRLANGTYLYRVVLDDAAGKFEQRATAADKAFKNNWGKLVLLR; this is encoded by the coding sequence ATGTCCCGTTTCTACCGGTTTGATTCTTTCCCGCGCTGGTTTGGCTTTATATTTCTACTGCTGCTGCTGACCAGCCGGGGCGCGCAGGCGCAATCGGGCCCGTACGGCAACGAGTGGCTCGTGCCGGGGCAGGCCTACTACAAGATTAAAGTGGACCAGGACGGGCTCTACCGCCTCGACTACCAGTACCTGACCCGGGCCGGGCTGGGCAGCACGACCAACCCGCAGCGGCTGCAGCTCTGGCGCCGGGGCCGGGAAGTGGCCATCTACGTGGGCGGCACTTCCTCGACGGGGCTGGATGCCACCAGCTACGTGGAGTTCTATGGGCAGCGCAACGACGGGGCCCTGGACAAGGGCATGTACAAGAACCCGGCCGAGCAGGCCCAGCGGCTCTACAGCCTCTACACCGACACGGCGGCCTACTTTCTCACGGTCTCGGCCACGGCCAACGGCAAGCGCATGGCCCAGCCCGCCCTGAGCCCCGTTGGCGGCAAGCACCCGTATTGGATTAAAAACCGGTTGTTTATCCGCAACGAGCGTTTCGCGGAGAATACTGAAACCACCGTTCACCAACCCTGGGGCGAGGCGGGGGAGGGGTTTATGTCCTACAGCTACGGCCGGGGCACGGGCAGCAACCACCAGTCGCGTATGGCCTCCTGGGCGCCCGATACGTTGTCGGACATGCTACCCAGCGGCGGCCCTTCGCCCCGGGTCGAAATGCTGATGACCGGGTCCAGCAGCGGGCCGCACGAGCTGACGACCTCGGCCCAGCAAACCACCTCCACCGACAAGGATATCGTGACCCGGCCGCTGGGGCCGCCGGTGGTGCTGCAAGGCTTCGAGCAGCGCAAGCTGAGCTACCCCTTTCTGCGCTCCGACGTGTATCCCAATGGGCGCATCGGTATCATTACCGACATCAACAATGCCGTGAACCCGGGTGCCAAGAACTGGTTCCGGATGGTGTACCTGCGCCTGATTTACCCTTCGGCCAGCGCCTGGCCCACCGGCCGCCGCGAGGTGAGCTTCTCCAACGACTCCACCCTGGGTGCGGCCCCGGCCTTTTATCAGCTGGATAATATCCCGGCCTCGGTGTGCGGCTACGACGTAACCGACCCCTACAACGTGCAGCGCATCGTGGGTGTCGGCAGCGGGTTGCAGCGCACGTTTGTGTTTCCCAATGCCACGGCCGCCGCTACCCGTCAGCTGCTGCTCACCGATCTGACCTGGGCCCGGGTGCCGCCGCCAGCCCGGCGCGTGCAGTTCCGCACCATCAACCCGGCCGCCTACAACTACCTGATTGTAACCAGCCCGGTGCTGATGAAGCCCACCGGCACCTCGGCCGACCCCGTGCGCGACTACGCCGCCTACCGGGCCGCCCGCTTCACCCCGCTCATCGTGACCAGCGAGGAGCTCTACGACCAGTTTCACTACGGGGAGAAGTCGGCGCTGGCCATCCGGCAGTTTGCCCTTTACATGCTCACCAACCCCCAGCCCAAGTACCTGCTGCTGCTGGGCCAGGGCATTTCGCCGCAGGAGGTGAACACCGTGAAAGTGCTGGTAAACGGGAAGCTGGAAGACGACTACGTATACCTGCGCAGCGACCCGGAGCGCTACCGGCTGACCAGCGCCGACCCCGCCGCCCGCGACCTAGTGCCCACGAGCACGCGCGGCAGCTCTGATGCCTTCTTCACCGCCGACTGGCCCCGCAACGACTACGCCGCCCGCATGGCCACCGGCCGCATTGCGGCCAACACCCCGGCCGACGTGCTGGCCTACCTGACCAAGCTGCGGCAGCACGAAAGCCAGCTGGACGCCTCACTCGAAACCCAGCCCTGGCGCAAAAATGCCCTGAACCTGCTGGGCGCCCAGACCGAGGCGGAATACGCCCGCTTTGCCCTGCGGCTGGACCAGTATAAGGCCCAGATTGAAAAGCGGCCTTTCGCGGGCAAAGTGGTGAATAGCTACGGCACCGCGGGCATTGTTTCAACCAAAAACATTGCGGCCGACCTGAACGCCGGCTTGTCCCTGATTACCTATTTCGGGCACGGGCAGCCTGATATTCTGCAGCTCGACTTGGGCGACATCAACAACCCCTCCAACGGCTACAACAACGTGGAGAAGTACCCGGTCATGTTTGTGAGCGGCTGCGCGGCCGGCAACACCTTCCGGGGCCAGCCGGCCCGCTACGCCCAGCAGTGGCTGCTGGCCGACCAGAAAGGCCTGGTCGGTCTGATGGCCGAGTCGGACTTGGGCGGCGAGGGCGACGTGCATACCCTGCAAACGGAGCTGTATGATGTGCTGCTCAACGATGCCGCCTGGTATGGCAAGCCCGTGGCCGAGGCCCAGAGCGAGGCCGTGCGCCGCCTGCAGCGGCGGGGCACGCCCGACCCCGGCGCGGTCAGCAGCTGGATGAACACGGTGTGGCACGCCGACCCGGCCCTGCGCCTGTATTCGCCCCTGCGGCCCGACTTTGCCTTTGGCGCTCCGGCCCTGGAAATCAGGCCCGACGGCACGGAGCCGGTGCGGGCCAAATCGGCGAGCTACAAGCTGCTGGTGCGGGTGAAAAACCCGGGCAAGGCCACCGGCGACAAGCTGGACTTCCGGATTCAGCGCCAGTACGACCCGCTGACGTCCGACAACCGCCCGGCCGACGTCTACTTTTTCCGGGCCCAGCCCCAGCCCCTGGCCCTCGGCGACACCACCTACACCTTCGTATTGCCCAATCCGCAGAGCCCGGCCAAGGTCTTTGGTACCAGCATCTTCACCGTTACCCTGGACGACCAAAATAAAGTGGCCGAGCTGGATGAAACCAACAACCAAGCTTCGACGAGCTTTTCGTTTTTGCAGGAGGGCATCACCCTGCTCAACCCGCCCGAGTTTGCCATTGTCACCAACGCTAAACCCCGGCTGGTGGGGCAGACCAACGACCCGCTGGGCCCCCGGCGCACGTTCCTGCTCGAAGCCGATACGACGCTGAGCTTCTCCAGCCCGCTGCTGCAGCGCACCAGCATCCAGGCCGCGCTGCTGGCCGACTGGCGGCCCACGCTGCCGGTGCTGGCCGGGCGCGACAGTGTGGTCTGGTACTGGCGCATGCGCTTCGAGAGCAAGCTCACGCCCACGGAGAATACGGAGTGGGTGACTAGCTCGTTCCGCGTGATTCCCACTAGCCTTGGGGGCTGGTCGCAGGCCCACCACGGGCAGTTCAGCCGCTCGCAGCGGCAGCGCGTGGAGGTGGCCGCGCCCTCGGGCAAGTGGAGCTTCTCTGACATCACCAAAAGCCTGACCCTGCAAACCCGCGGCGGCGGCTCCGGCGGGGTTACGTACGAGCCGGGCTACGGTATCCGGCTGGACACCGAGCCGGTGTATGCCGAGGATTGCGGCATTGCTTTCCCCAATCTTCTGGTGGCCGTGTACGATGGTAATTCCCTGCGGCCCCTGCGCAGCCTGGGGGCCGGCCCCTACGATTCCTGCGGAACGGCCACCAACCGCTACTACCATTTCGCCCGGAGTGCCACCGACAACATCAACACCCCGGCCCGCCAGGCGCAGCTGCTGGCTCTGCTGAATCAGGTGCCGACGGGCGCCTACGTGGCCCTGGTTTCGATTAATAAGGTGGATTTCAGCTCGTTTTCGCCAGCCCTGAAAACTGCCCTGACGGCCTTAGGCTCGCAGAAAATCAACCAGCTGCAGGACGGCGACCCGTACGCCTTGTTTGCGCACAAAACCGGCGGCGCGCCCGTCGCCCAGGAAGCCACGGCGGATGTGGGCAGCACGGTGCCGCGGGCCGAGCAGGTCGTCTCGCTGCGCGGCACGCTGGCCACCAAGGGCGGCAGCGGGGTGGTGACTTCCCCGCGCATCGGCCCGGCCCAGCAGTGGACCACGCTGGTGCACACCCTCAAGCAGGAGCCCACCGACAGCTACACCTTGCGCCTGCTGGGCATTGCCCCCGACGGCACGCGCCGGGTGCTCAACGCCAGCGTGCCCCGCGGGCCGTACTCCTTGAATGGGGTTTCAGCCAAAGACTATCCGTATTTGCAGCTGGAAGTGGTGCTCAAGGACACGCTGCAGCGCACGGCCCCGCAGCTCAGGCAGCTCTTGGTGACGTACCAGGGTCTGCCCGAGGGCATCGTGCGCCGCGACTCGGTGGTGGCTAAAACACCCACCGCCTACGACCCCACCGCCCTGGCCAAACAGGTAACGGACACCGGATACCTGACCGTGCCGGTGATTTTCCAGAACGTGAGCGGGCTGCCGTTTGGCACGCCGCTGAAGGCGGTGTTTACGCTGCGCAACGCCACCAAGGAAATCAGCAAGGAAATCGACCTGCCCGCCCTGGGTGCCAACGGCACGGTGGCCTTCGACGCCAGAATAAGTGCCTTCGACCTCTACGGCTCCATTACGGGCACTGTGACGCTGAATGCGGCCAAAAACGGTGGGCGGCTACCGGAAGTGTTCTACTTTAACAATGAGCTGACGATTCCCGCATTCCAGGTGGAGGACCGCAGCGTGCCGCCGGTGCTGGACGTGGCCTTCGATGGGCAGCACATTCTCAACGGCGACATCGTCTCGCCCCGCCCCACCATCACCGTGCTGCTTACCGATGAGGACAAACGCCGCCCCGGCATGGAGCGCAGCGCCTTCGACCTGGTACTGACCTATCCGAACAAGGAAACGAAAAAGGTCGATTTAAACGCCGCCAACGTCAGATTCACTGCCGAGCCGGCCAAGGGCAGCGCCCAGGTAGAGTACGAACCCGGCCGCGACGCACCGCTGGCGGATGGGCTCTACACGCTGGAGGTGCAGGGGCGCGACGCCTCGGGCCGGGCCGCCGGGGCCGAGAACTACCGCGTGGGCTTCGAAGTGGTCAACGCCAGCAGCATCAGCCACGTGTTTCCCTACCCCAACCCCATCACCCGCTCGGCCCAGTTCGTCTTTACCCTCACGGGCGAAGCGCTGCCGCGCAACCTCAAGATCCAGATCCTGACGCTCACGGGCAAAGTCGTGCGCCAGATTCTGATGGCCGAGCTGGGGCCCTTGCGCATCGGCACCAACGTGACGGCCTATCACTGGGACGGCACGGACGAGTACGGCGACCGGCTGGCCAACGGCACGTATCTGTACCGGGTGGTGCTGGACGACGCGGCGGGCAAGTTTGAGCAGCGCGCCACCGCCGCCGACAAGGCCTTCAAGAACAACTGGGGCAAGCTCGTGCTGCTGCGCTAG